The window GACTACTACTCCCCATCCGCCCGTGCCGACCCGAGGCCCGGCCGCTTCGCAAAGTTCTCGGTGCCCCTGAGCGGCGCCAACAAGACGGGGCTCGGCTCCTCGGCtgccctcgtcaccgcccTCACCGCCGCCCTGCTCGGCTACTATCTGAGCAGGGAGTCATTCGAtatggcgacggccgacggcaagcgtACGCTGCACAACCTCGCACAGGCGGCCCACTGCGCGGCCCAGGGCAAGGTTGGTTCCGgcttcgacgtcgccgccgccgtctacGGCTCCTGCACCTACAGAAGGTTCTCCCCCGAGATCCTCCAGGGGCTCCCCGCACCCGGGTCGCCAGGCTTCGGCGAACGACTCGCAGCCGTCGTCAACGGTCCAACGCCGGCGTGGGACGTCGAGGTACGGACCGACGGTCTGCGCGTTCCCAAAGGTCTGGCGTTGCGCATGTGTGACGTCGACTGTGGCAGCCAGACGGTGGGCATGGTCAAGAAAGTGCTCTCCTGGAGGAGCGAGGACCCTCAGCGGTCCAAGGAGCTCTGGGACCATCTCCAGCGGAAGAACGACAGTCTTGCGGCGACGCTGCGGGACGGCAAACTGGACGCGCTCCCGACGGCCATCCTTGCCGTCCGGGAGCTCGTTCGCGACATGAGCAAGAGCAGCAAAGTGCCTATCGAGCCGGAGTCCCAGACGGAGTTGCTGGATGCCGtcagcgccgtcgagggtgtcTACGGCGGAGTCGTtcccggtgccggcggcttcgacgccctcgccttgCTCAtgcgagacgacgaggagacgaaGCGTCGTGTCGAGTCACGCCTCGCCGAGTGGAGTCGAGAGAAGGGATCGGTTGTGAGGCTGCTggaggtcgtcggcgaaaTGGAAGGCGTCCGGGAAGAGCAACTAGATATTTATTCCGGATGGCTGTAAGCTTCCGTTGTCATTGATGACGACCGACAATACATCATGAACCGAGTGGGCCAACTGGCTTTGCCAACTCACGCCATCATTCAGTGGCCGCATTGAGCTTTCTATTATCTATCTAGGGCGTTCCCTTTTTTTCTTCCTGGCCTTTGTCCGACCAGTTTTTACAGATCGATTTTCACTGCCATTGGTAGCCGTGGCCGAAGTCGAGTACCTCGCCCAGTATTCATCCATCCCATCAACAACTTTCAACCTAGTTGCAAACCATACATCGTACAGGGTCCTGGGCCAGACGCGAAAACCCATCCAAGGAGTGACGGAACGGCAAAGGTGTCATGGCCAATTCTCGGCTGAGACGACTAGAacgatgccgaggatgacgtccCTTCACCACGCCGATCGAGCAGTCATGGCAGGGTATGTGGGCAATGTGGGACGCTTCGGGCGCGAGATTTTGTGCACGTTCAAGGTGCGGTTTCGAGGGGACATGGTTTCGTagacgccgaggcggctcGCTACTGCCTTTTCGCGGAGCATAGAAATTCTGGCCACGGATCGTTAGCATGCAAAGGGGAATGACCGATGGTGCTGGAATtcgtactcgtcctcggagACGCCTGGCAGGGAGACTGGCTCAAGCTTCAAGTCGAAAGGAGCAGACTAGACGGACCACGATGTTAGTCAACTGTGGCGTTGCGGGGGAGGAAGCATGGGGTAGGTTGAACAGCAACATACGATTTGCAACGCCCTCTTCTGCTTGCGCCGGCGCTGGAGCAGGGTTTGGACACGAGAGTAGAGCATCTTGACGTTGTCCTCCATGTCCCTGTCTCTTCACGAGGCAGGAGAGAGGCTTCTGTAGAGTTGCGTCTTCTCGCAGGCTATGTGATATCGTACGTATATGGTCGCAAGAAGGGTTCGGGTTCACGAGGCCGCCGCTATTGTTGCTTATTCCAGATAGCAACGACAGGGAGGCTCTCGATGAGAAATCGACAGGTTGTGCttttttaatatatattttCGCCCGCGCAAAATATAAATGTAATGGACGACGCTTGTTCGATGATGGATTGTTGCCTAATCAGTCGCTGAAGCCTGACAGAGGTCGATGCGTTGGGTGCCTGTGCTGATGAGGGGATGTAGCAGCACCCTGGGCACGGAGATGTAGTGGTGCCGAGGGGCTAGGGAAACGAGGGAGAACAAAGTAGGCGATGGAGATGGCGTCGATCGTGTGGAGAGATGACTGAGATGATGAATAGGGATGCGAGACGGAGAAGGGTCGAGATGAGCGAGGAACGGGCAGCGAACGAGGCGGACGATGGGGCTCAGACGAAGGCTCAGATGAAGCGAtagcgatgatgacgacgatggaaaCGAAGGTTGAAGACAAAAGCGAATCTCGGATTGCGTAAAGAGCGGGACGCCAATGACCTGCGAAGAGCCTGGCTAGGAGAAAGAGAGAGACAGTTGTTCGCACGaggtgaggaggaggatgcggCGAGGTGGTGAGGCACCCGGttggaggcggcgagagcgtGTATCATATATGTCTCGACGTCCACTTGTACATTGGTTGCCACCACCAGGACACCTAGGCGATGGATGGATATACATGGACTCGGGTACAGA of the Drechmeria coniospora strain ARSEF 6962 chromosome 01, whole genome shotgun sequence genome contains:
- a CDS encoding phosphomevalonate kinase; its protein translation is MAGHQNRTVAVSAPGKVLLAGGYLVLDRQHTGLVLGLSARINIVGSGIETSEGVQLNEIVVESPQFLEAQWRYGYHLAPHGGGIKVTQLQVGDKISANSFVETTLSYVLSYIDHMTTKSAAHGKISSVRLVILADNDYYSPSARADPRPGRFAKFSVPLSGANKTGLGSSAALVTALTAALLGYYLSRESFDMATADGKRTLHNLAQAAHCAAQGKVGSGFDVAAAVYGSCTYRRFSPEILQGLPAPGSPGFGERLAAVVNGPTPAWDVEVRTDGLRVPKGLALRMCDVDCGSQTVGMVKKVLSWRSEDPQRSKELWDHLQRKNDSLAATLRDGKLDALPTAILAVRELVRDMSKSSKVPIEPESQTELLDAVSAVEGVYGGVVPGAGGFDALALLMRDDEETKRRVESRLAEWSREKGSVVRLLEVVGEMEGVREEQLDIYSGWL